The nucleotide window GTGGTTAGATTCCCTTTATTGGGTTTTTTCTGGCTATGTTCTTGGATTGTTGTTTCTGCTTGCAACATCTTGTtagtattttattttcttgtcctTGATTATTTGGTTGTTTCTTGGAAATCTAGGTTTTCATTTAATTGTACGCCTTTATGGCTTGCGAGTAGAATTAGCGCATAAGTTTAGGTAATATTGAGCTGAAATTGTCGCTATGCACATGATTGCTTCCAAATCTCCTTAAATGGTATCGTAATATAATACGAGAGATTAAATGGTGTGCAAATTTATATGAAATAAGGGTAATAGTTGGTGAATAATGTTTTTGATTCAATTTGTCTTAATAAATTAATTGATGTGGGATCTTTCAAGCTTATTATTACCtacttaattttctttttatatcttattttttGTCTGTTAGTTCGTTTCAGAATTTTTTGCCCTGGTACATGCTGTATGAGTGATTATATTACAATGAATTAGAATATCATTGACACCTTTTCAATTTTCCTATCCATCATTTAATTTTTCGACTCTGGAACATTGATGCACCTCATTTCCTTATGCATCGATTCCTTCACAATTTAATTGTTTCTTTTTTGCTGTCTTTAACTTGCTAGAAGGTATGATCCTTTCTAGATTCaagatttctttttgctatctgcaTGTGGTGGCACCTttgttaattttttattcatgtaTTGTCTAAATGTATTCGTAGATCATGCATCTTTTCCTTATACCCCAGGATTTGAAGCTTGAGTTCTCCAATCTTACCATAGTCCTTATGTGATTAACTATTTGAGATAATCATTTACTCATAGGGTATGGTAAAATTTGTCTGACAATTTGGTGCTGCCTGAAGGTGCTTCGAAGATCTGTGAAGTTGTTTCCCCTTTAGAAGGAGAGATGGCTGGTTCTTTGGTTCAATTGACAATTCTTCCTAGTGCTCTGGCGAACAGGAGACAAAGTCAGCATCGGGGCTCTGGAAAGGCTAAAAGGGGTGCTAAAATGATGTGCCAACTGCAAATGCACCCCCTACGACTTCCAGGCTTTGCAGGCTTGCGAATAGCAGATAATTTGGAGTTCTTCTCAAGAAATCGACATGATTTTCATTCATTGGTTTCAGTATATGTCTCCTATGCATGGGGAAAAGCCAGTCGAGGGGTTGCTAAAGCCATGTTTGAGCGCTTTACGGAGAAGGCAATCAAAGTTATTATGCTTGCTCAAGAAGAAGCAAGACGGCTGGGCCACAACTTTGTTGGAACAGAGCAGATACTGTTGGGCCTTATTGGCGAAGGGACTGGTATTGCTGCAAAAGTTTTAAAATCAATGGGAATTAATCTTAAGGATGCCCGGGTGGAAGTGGAAAAGATTATTGGAAGAGGAAGTGGATTTGTTGCTGTTGAGATACCTTTTACTCCACGTGCAAAGCGTGTTTTAGAactctctttggaggaagctcgcCAGCTTGGTACTTCTTTTAGGTCTTCTTCTGTGGAGTTTTGTTCTAAACTTTAGGTTTTGTTTTTATTAACTTGAAGTCTTCTGTTGAAAGCAATATCATAATGACTGCGTCTTGCTATCTTCTAATATCAGCTTGTTCTCTTTAGTTCATTCTAACTATGTTATCATGCGGATCATGCTCACTTGCTGTATagtatcttggggcccttttgttTCCACAAAATCGGGATGGGTTAGAGATGTAGTTTGTGATTGCATTTGTATTTAATATGAAGTAAGACTCAAAATTGAAGCCTTATACTGCTagcatggaaaaaaaaaagaatatcattGACTAGATAGTCAAGTGGAACTTCAAATGCTAGCAGGATAATATAACTCCAGCCTGCTTTGTTGCAATTATCAATTACAGAAAATGGGCTTACTGATGTAGAATTTTTCTGAGATCAATGgagtaaaaaaaaattctaactgaAGCAAGATTTAGAACCTCTACACGTCTAATTAAACAGGCTGTTTGATGCCAAAGATCCATTTTTCAGTATTCCAAGCTAATGACTTgtacaattatcattatttatcccACTTGCACTGGCTAGGATTGACTGTCCCCTTACATGTTATTTGGGTTCTTCCAAGGGATTATTGGATTTCATGCCTTCCAAATTTTCACACCGGCATTTGTCAACAAGCATGATTACTTGAATGAAtaacttcttcttctttttctttcttgtattAAAGTTTGACTTAATGGTTGTTTGTGCTGTTTCAGGTCACAACTACATAGGATCTGAGCACTTGCTTCTTGGGCTTCTTCGTGAAGGTGAAGGTGTGGCTGCTCGTGTTCTTGAAAGTCTTGGAGCTGATCCAAGCAACATACGTACCCAGGTAATTTTTTGTTTAGACCTTGTTCCATACTTTTGTGAATTTTTTAGTAGTGCTGTGACTTGTGGGCTTTATTATGGGATAGGTTATTCGAATGGTCGGTGAAAGCACTGAAGCTGTTGGTGCCGGGGTAGGAGGAGGAAGCAGTGGCAATAAGATGCCCACACTTGAGGAGTATGGAACTAATTTGACAAAGTTGGCAGAGGAAGTAATCTTTTGAACATTTTACTCCGAAACATGCTTGTTTATTCTTACGATTGAAGGATTAATGTATGCAACAAATGATTATTCCACAGGGAAAGCTAGATCCAGTCGTTGGCAGGCAGGATCAGATAGAACGCGTTACACAAATTTTGGGAAGGCGTACAAAGAATAATCCATGCCTAATTGGGGAGCCTGGTGTTGGAAAGACAGCCATTGCAGAAGGTCTTGCTCAACGCATAGTTAATGGAGATGTTCCAGAAACAATTGAAGGAAAAAAGGTTTGTAGATTTTTTTATCAGTGTACTTGTGTATCAGTATTGGTGATGTTTGCTGTTGTGTTTAAAGTTGCCTATAATGACTTGTTAGTGGAAGAGCTTTTTAGTGCCTCCTGCAGGATCACAATTTTCTCTCTTATTCTGCTTCTAAAGGAACTTTGTAATACAGGTGATCACCCTTGATATGGGTCTTCTTGTTGCTGGTACTAAATATCGTGGAGAGTTTGAAGAAAGATTAAAAAAGTTGATGGAGGAAATTAAGCAAAGTGATGAAATAATACTCTTCATTGATGAAGTACACACATTGATTGGAGCAGGAGCAGCAGAAGGTGCCATAGATGCTGCTAATATATTAAAACCAGCTCTTGCAAGAGGTGAATTGCAGGTAGagtttatgattttatttatttatttattttttgtgtttgtGGTATGTGATCTCAACCTTTGTGTTAGGAATCAGTTATCTTCATAACATATTTTTCTCTCTGAAATTTAAAGCATCTTTTTGGAAGTAATTTGTTATCTCATTTGTTTCAGTGTATTGGAGCCACAACACTTGATGAATACCGGAAACATATCGAGAAGGATCCTGCTTTGGAGAGACGCTTTCAACCTGTAAAAGTTCCAGAACCAACAGTAGATGAAACAATACAGATTCTTAGAGGGCTTCGTGAAAGATATGAAATTCACCATAAACTTCGTTACACTGATGAGGCTTTAATTGCTGCTGCTCAGTTGTCCTATCAGTATATTAGGTTTGTGAATTATGTTAAATTACTTTTGTATTTAACAAACCTAACAAGCCTTAAGTTTATTTAATTTACTCTGTGGTTGATtctcctccttcccctctcccCCACAcacaccgcccccccccccccccccccctttcttgCTACATGTAATAGGCATGCAGTGTTACTTGTATTCTATCTTGGTTCTCTTTTCATAGTTTTACTTAAGTAAATACTTGAAATGGACTGCACTAGGTTGTGTTCTTGTCTTTTGTTCATGCATTTATACTAAATCTTCCTGTATTGCTATGGTACAAGTTTTAGTTGAAACACAAAAGGTTTAGATTTAGTGggcataaagattttttttttaaaaaaaaaagatgacaagGATTCATGTGTTAACCTCACAAGTTGGTCACCTGATGAAGAAACGATTCAACTTGATTCAGACCCAACAAGGCTACTCAACAAGGATTCACTAGGCAGTGTTCTTGTCTTTGTTGATGTATTTATAATAAATCATCCTGTCTTGCTATGATGCAAGTTTTGATTGAAACACAAAAGGTTTAGATTTAGTGGGCATATAggttttgaaaagaaaaagatgacAAATCACTGGATACATGTGTTAAGTTAAAAGTTTGTCACCCGATGAAGAGATGAAGAAACGACTCAACTCAGTTCGGTCTCGACAAGGGGGCACATTGTGTCGTCACGGGATGTCAAGGAATGGTCGGAGAGGAATCAGATAGCTGATGGAGTTGGAATGATCAACGAAATCACTTTTGAGATGCTACCCAATTTCCTATAGTGTCGCCCGAGACCCTGCAAAAGGTTGATGTCAGGAGCAGTTCGATTCGGTTTCTCCTATGCTTAAGTTAGCAATATTCGAGGTGTAGAGGAAATAGGGATttggaagagagagaaaagaataagagagaaatataattatatttagggGTCTTGTAGGTAGCTTGACAAGGGGGCTCAATCACCTGTAGAGGCGACTGAACTACTTGCTTGCTGAGGTGGCCAAACTGGGGTATCGGACCACTAAGGTAGAAGTCCTCGTTGCTGAGGTGGAAATGCTTGTATCTCAGCTATGGACTGGTCCGTTTTATCCTCTATCAACATGAAAATTGAAGAAGTCATTTTCATTGTTTGCGGGAtactacaaaataaaaaaattggacactacaaaataaaaaattggAGCCTTAGAATTACATGTTTTCATTGTTTGCTTATTGTgcctatttttttcattttcatgagGCATGACATATTCTAGTTAATGCAAAACATTGTTTGGTTGTTTTTAGATTTGGTTTCATTAAGGGCGGGTCTTGGTACAATGGGAAGGTTGCTCCTTTATGACCTGGGAGGCTAGGATCGAGAAACAGAAACCGTCTCTTTAATTGACCCTGACCCTCCCTAGACCTTGCATTAATGAGAGCCCTGTGCATTGGGTATGCCCTAGATTTGGTTTCATTGGGAATGAATTGTACTGTAATTGGTTGATCGACTTCTTAGGAAATATTCATTATGCTACAAGTGACATAATATACTTGTCCTTGATTCAATTCTAGTTTCATTGATTACATGTATTTGTGCCCATTGTTCTTTTGTGTCTTGCTTACAGAAACATTGAACACTAAATTTGTCACCATTGCAAAAGCTTAACTAAATTGTTTGATTTTGAGTTCTCAAATTTAATTGTGTTTTAAATAATTATACAACAAGAAGCCATTCTTGCATATTTATAGAAGTGCATATTATTCAACTAATGAAATGGATCAAAACTTTTTTTGCATGATACTATTATGTGGCTCTATATGCACCAACATTTGTGCTAGTCTAATCTTGGCATGACTTACATGCAACTTGTGTTAGACTTGGATTGGTATTAAGTCATAGATTAGATCAAGTGTACCGAGTATTTGATCAATTTTTCTTGGTGTTGTGTCAGGTGTTCTGACTTGTGCTTGGTTGTGTTAGCTTTCTGTGCAATTGGATCAGATCAGTTTCTtgatacatagaatccatctagaATTTGTGTGTTTGTTCGTGATGCTGTATCTGTTTTATTTGAACCAATTCCATTACCTAGTTTCATTTGGTTATTCAAATGAATTTTCCATCTGGGTTAGTGCATTTAATGTCAATAATTTCTGCTAAGATGTCCCTTCACCTGATCTTTTGACCGTCTTTCCACCTGGTCTTTTGACCTTTGGTGCTTGCACACACTGTTTGTTTTATAATTCACTTAGGCTTTTGGTGTTCTATCTAAAAACCTTAATTTGGAGCTTGTGGGAAGTTCTGCTGGCaactgataaaaaaattaaaattttcttctcaTTTGTAGTATAGAATGAGTGATCAAGTGTCTTTACATGATGAAGACTCCCATCTTTTCACATGTGCACATTAAAATTACTCCTCTCTCCCTTTTAGTTTTACATATTTGGTTACAACAGTCTATATTCTTCTTCTTACTGAAATTGAAACCTTTTCATTTTCTTCATCTGTAAACAGTAGCATGTTGTCGCCAATATTTTCTTTGATAAATGATTGCTTAGCCTTTATGTATAAGAGAAATCAGAATCATAGAAGAGAATCCGTCTCTCAAAACTGAGCATTTATCGGAAGCTTGAATTCCTTCACTGAGGTCTGGTGGACCCTATGTGAAGTTTGTACCGTTCTTTATTTAGTTGTTGAGTCCCCTCTCTTCTTCACCACTAGAGCTTGGTTATGCTGCTaaaatattttaacaaaataaaGGTTCCGAGTGGATGGAATTTTAGAGATGAACATGTTAATATGTTGATATAGTTTTCAGGCACCTCTAGAGCCACTAATGGAAATCTTGGTCAAAGTTCACTTTATTGGAGCCTTAGAGATATATATTTAAATGGTATATTCGGGGCAAGAAAAGCATTTTCTAGAGTCAACGCTCATTGGTATCCAAGCAGTGAGTGCACACCAATACACCAACAACTTGTTGTAGAGTAGAAATTAACTTGCTGGAAACCCTAACACTCTGAAGGCAAATTAAATCTTTAAGAAATGCTGCTGAACAACACTGAAGCACCTGCAATCTCTTCTTCTAACTTCTGTTCTTTGAAATAAAAAGAATATCCTCTTGATTTGACCTATTTTTTAGTCTTCATAACTGATGAAACATGAATTTCTACAGCATGCATATCATCTTTTGTATGCCATAGGAAAATTGAAGAGGAACATTTTCTTATACGGAGTACAAGTTTGAAGCCACTGGAAGctggtttcttttcttttgctaaaGTTTCTTAGATGTTTATTAttttcttgctaatgtatgtaagGCCTTTTTCTTCTTAGAAAATATACTTCTCTATCCTTAGTGGTTTGGATTTTCTGTAATTGTCACTGTGGATCCCTAAAAGTTACATTTTCACTGGCATAGACAACTTATCCCATCATAACCATTACGATTACCTACATTTCAGGATTAGTTTCAGCTTTAATGACATCTTTGCCATGACCTGTACAATGTTACAATGCTAGTGCCACTTTTGGTGCGACAACATTACCATGACGTGTGCTGCCACCATCTCTTGACCATTCACCAAGTTCAGCAACTATCATCCTGGCAATCACGATCGTCCTTGTCATGCTCTTGTTATCATCTCTTAGCACTCTGATAGCTCTTTCTTGATTATCTTATTATTTCAATGAATTACATCTATTTTTGTTGCTGGCAAAAACTTCTCACTCCATGTGACAAATGCTTGAATTATCacaatttttttatctattatggTTTATCATGCCATGCTGTGAATTTTTGTTAAGTATTTTAAACCTTTTCATTCGTCTTCGTTTATCGATCTTTAAAAGCAGCAAATCTTTCTATTTTAGTGACAGTTCTTGTTCTATCATTAATGCATCAGTGGAAGTTATCTTTGATCTTGTACACCTTTCTTATACATTGTGCTGTACCTCCAGTGATCGATTCCTACCTGATAAAGCAATTGACTTGATTGATGAAGCTGGGTCTCGTGTTAGGCTTCGCCATGCACAGGTAAGGTCTTATATTATCTAGTACTGTGATTGGTTATATGTATTGAAGTAAAACTTGCTCTTGACAGCTTCCTGAGGAGGCAAGAGAACTTGACAAAGAGCTTAGGCAgattacaaaagagaaaaatgaggCAGTTCGCAGCCAAGATTTTGAAAAGgtacatgatttattttaaatgaatctCGAGAAAATATGATTTAATTGCATCAAGTATCATTCAGCATAAAGATGTGATTGCCCAACAACTTCTAAGTTGTGTTTTAAGCATGTGCTATTCTGGGATTGTATGCAGGCTAGAAGATCGAATGATTCCAAATGTATGATTTAAGTATTTTAGCTAAATTAACAATAcctaatcttatttgtgcatcctgTAGCTCTTCCTATATGTGAACTTGAAATACCATCAAATTCAACTCTTTTGACAGGCAGGGGAATTGCGTGATCGGGAGATGGAGCTGAAGGCTCAGATCTCAGCCTTAATTGACAAGGGCAAAGAAAGAAGCCAAGCAGAGAGCGAGGCTGGTGATTCAGGTCCTGTTGTAACAGAAGCAGACATACAACACATTGTATCTTCTTGGACTGGAATTCCTGTGGAGAAAGTCTCAAGTGATGAGTCTGACCGTCTTCTTAAGATGGAAGAAACTCTCCATAAACGTGTGATCGGCCAGGATGAGGCCGTCAAAGCGATAAGCCGTGCCATTCGTCGAGCTCGTGTTGGTCTCAAGAACCCCAACCGCCCAATTGCTAGCTTCATATTTTCTGGTCCAACTGGTGTTGGAAAATCAGAATTGGCCAAGGCACTAGCTTCGTATTATTTTGGCTCTGAGGAAGCCATGATCCGACTCGATATGAGTGAGTTCATGGAGAGGCACACTGTTTCCAAGCTCATCGGCTCACCACCTGGTTATGTTGGTTACACTGAGGGTGGTCAGCTTACCGAAGCAGTTCGTCGTCGCCCTTACACGGTTGTCCTCTTTGATGAGATAGAGAAAGCCCACCCTGATGTTTTCAACATGATGCTCCAGATTCTGGAAGATGGGAGATTGACGGACAGTAAGGGGCGAACAGTAGATTTTAAGAATACCCTCTTGATCATGACCTCCAATGTCGGGAGCAGTGTGATCGAGAAAGGAGGGCGTAGGATTGGTTTTGATCTTGACTATGATGAGAAGGATAGCAGCTACAACCGAATCAAGAGCCTTGTTACGGAGGAGTTGAAGCAGTACTTCCGGCCAGAATTTTTGAATAGGCTAGATGAAATGATTGTTTTCCGACAGCTGACGAAACTGGAGGTCAAGGAAATTGCTGATATAATGCTCAAGGAGGTATTTGACAGGCTGAAAGCCAAGGATATAGAGCTCCAAGTGACAGAGAGATTCAAGGATAGGGTGGTGGAGGAAGGTTACAACCCAAGTTACGGAGCTAGGCCACTTAGAAGAGCCATAATGAGGCTCCTGGAGGATAGCTTGGCTGAAAAAATGTTGGCTGGGGAGATCAAGGAGGGTGATTCGGCTATTGTGGATGCCGACTCTGAAGGAAATGTTACAGTTCTCAATGGCGGGAGCAGTGTGCCTGAATCAATGCCCCCGGTCGTTCCTGTATAGAATCAGTATCCTGTGGCATCACCATGGCACGATGCCATGTTTACAAGGGTAGGGGAAGGGAAACACCTGTTTGATCCCCCATTTCACAGCATCCAGATGATTCATATGTGAGGATATTAACAGCAAAGTTTTCTGTTACGAGAGAACCCAATCATTGGATTGTCTtaaatcatatgaaaatataaaaaaaagatgcTAGGACTGAAGTGAgacatggatgagggattatgatCTTATGTTATCATCTGTGTTGGATGTGGGTAAATGACTTTGAATGAATCCGAGACAGCATTGCGATATCATTGTTTCTTGATCGATGAAAAGAACAGGTTTAGTTGTAGATCATGGTATTTGGTAACAGTAAGTGATGGTGTACGACAAGACTAATTACCTGGTGCTTGTGATGTCCAGTTTACCTGTGATAATGTTCATTTGCTTGTTGGGTAACTTCGCTTGATCCTTTTATCATTGCTGCGGATGACTGCACACTCGTCTTTCGTTCTCACACAGGATTTGCTGATGATCATGGAACCATGTGGGTTGTTAGGAGTTGGGTTGCTGATGATCATG belongs to Musa acuminata AAA Group cultivar baxijiao chromosome BXJ3-5, Cavendish_Baxijiao_AAA, whole genome shotgun sequence and includes:
- the LOC103974817 gene encoding chaperone protein ClpC1, chloroplastic; its protein translation is MAGSLVQLTILPSALANRRQSQHRGSGKAKRGAKMMCQLQMHPLRLPGFAGLRIADNLEFFSRNRHDFHSLVSVYVSYAWGKASRGVAKAMFERFTEKAIKVIMLAQEEARRLGHNFVGTEQILLGLIGEGTGIAAKVLKSMGINLKDARVEVEKIIGRGSGFVAVEIPFTPRAKRVLELSLEEARQLGHNYIGSEHLLLGLLREGEGVAARVLESLGADPSNIRTQVIRMVGESTEAVGAGVGGGSSGNKMPTLEEYGTNLTKLAEEGKLDPVVGRQDQIERVTQILGRRTKNNPCLIGEPGVGKTAIAEGLAQRIVNGDVPETIEGKKVITLDMGLLVAGTKYRGEFEERLKKLMEEIKQSDEIILFIDEVHTLIGAGAAEGAIDAANILKPALARGELQCIGATTLDEYRKHIEKDPALERRFQPVKVPEPTVDETIQILRGLRERYEIHHKLRYTDEALIAAAQLSYQYISDRFLPDKAIDLIDEAGSRVRLRHAQLPEEARELDKELRQITKEKNEAVRSQDFEKAGELRDREMELKAQISALIDKGKERSQAESEAGDSGPVVTEADIQHIVSSWTGIPVEKVSSDESDRLLKMEETLHKRVIGQDEAVKAISRAIRRARVGLKNPNRPIASFIFSGPTGVGKSELAKALASYYFGSEEAMIRLDMSEFMERHTVSKLIGSPPGYVGYTEGGQLTEAVRRRPYTVVLFDEIEKAHPDVFNMMLQILEDGRLTDSKGRTVDFKNTLLIMTSNVGSSVIEKGGRRIGFDLDYDEKDSSYNRIKSLVTEELKQYFRPEFLNRLDEMIVFRQLTKLEVKEIADIMLKEVFDRLKAKDIELQVTERFKDRVVEEGYNPSYGARPLRRAIMRLLEDSLAEKMLAGEIKEGDSAIVDADSEGNVTVLNGGSSVPESMPPVVPV